Proteins encoded by one window of Mycobacteriales bacterium:
- a CDS encoding sortase, which produces MTPSFVPSPLPGRPRGVFGLLGDTLRRPGGRRGISGLTVVLLVAGIGMFAWPLYTDWLAHNRQGQLRSQFTSPSYVQEYLTGHIQVGQGLTELQIPSLNVDVLVVQGTTLAALRAGAGHYVDTPLPGAKGNVGIAGHRTTFGRPFNRLDELKPGQVVYLITPFGKFTYSVVPGSEVQDPSDQPDLNGDFHANPWIVDPNNYRVVAQTGILGAGHWLTLTTCNPKGSAAQRLILRLVLTHTEVLRPAPQPTGTGH; this is translated from the coding sequence ATGACGCCGAGTTTCGTGCCTTCCCCGCTCCCGGGGCGGCCACGGGGGGTCTTCGGGTTGTTGGGTGACACGCTGCGCCGGCCGGGCGGTCGACGGGGCATCTCGGGACTCACCGTGGTGCTGTTGGTAGCCGGGATCGGGATGTTCGCGTGGCCGCTGTACACCGACTGGCTAGCCCACAACCGGCAGGGCCAGCTGCGATCGCAGTTCACCAGCCCCTCCTACGTGCAGGAATATCTGACCGGCCACATCCAGGTGGGCCAGGGGCTGACCGAGCTTCAGATTCCGAGCCTCAACGTCGACGTTCTCGTTGTGCAGGGAACCACGCTGGCGGCGCTGCGGGCCGGAGCCGGCCACTACGTGGACACCCCGCTGCCGGGGGCCAAGGGCAACGTCGGGATCGCCGGGCACCGCACGACCTTCGGGCGCCCGTTCAACCGGCTCGATGAGTTGAAGCCCGGTCAGGTCGTCTATCTGATCACTCCCTTCGGCAAGTTCACCTACAGCGTCGTGCCGGGTTCCGAGGTCCAGGACCCCAGCGACCAGCCGGACCTGAACGGTGACTTCCACGCGAATCCCTGGATCGTCGACCCCAACAACTACCGCGTCGTTGCCCAGACCGGGATCCTCGGCGCCGGCCATTGGCTGACGCTGACGACATGCAATCCCAAGGGGAGCGCAGCGCAGCGACTCATCCTCCGGCTTGTGCTGACCCACACCGAGGTACTCAGACCGGCCCCGCAGCCCACCGGAACGGGTCACTGA
- a CDS encoding DEAD/DEAH box helicase, with protein sequence MSPTATTSGVPVRPATPDVLAAMLRDPSRAGRITHVERVPGRPGRSGHWPSFVAAELLEGLFRVGIHAPWAHQVEIAELAWAGVSTVVATGTASGKSLGYLLPTLSAAISRGATTLYLSPTKALAADQLHAIESLGVSGARAATFDGDTAYEERDWVRSFAHLVLTNPDMLHRSLLPRHERWGRFLARLEFVVVDECHGYRGVFGSHMAALLRRLRRVAEHHGASPTFLLASATVAEPAQAAARLIGLPVTAVVDDATPRAEMAFVLWEPPLLDPASAGGGRRSATAETADLLAHLVASGVRTLAFVRSRRGAEAVAMSAQNHLADVPGLGNRVAAYRGGYLAEERRALECGLREGELVGMATTPALELGINVAGLDVVLIAGYPGTRAALVQQAGRAGRAGRGAIAVLVGSDNALDRYLLHHPEALFGQPVEASIFDPGNPYVLGPHLAAAAAELPLTDADLPIFGAGAPALVESLVDQGLLRRRSTGWYWTHRERAGDLVDLRGVGGSPVRVVEEGTGRLLGTVDSAASHAAVHDGALYLHQGESYLVRRLEVEDAVAFVEPTSVDYTTVARGHTDLRINTEDRRTPGDGATLCFGTVDITHRVVSYIRRRVLTGEILGEDPLDLPERQLRTRAVWWTASEALLAAAAIESGVLAGAAHAAEHAATSLLPLFATCDRWDIGGVSTALHVDTGMATIFVYDGHPGGAGFAERGYAAGRPWLRASAAAVAECPCLHGCPSCVQSPICWSGNALLEKRAGARLLLATVAAISD encoded by the coding sequence ATGTCCCCCACCGCCACGACCTCGGGTGTGCCCGTCCGCCCGGCCACCCCGGATGTCCTCGCCGCCATGCTCCGCGACCCTTCCCGAGCCGGACGGATCACCCATGTGGAACGTGTCCCGGGCCGCCCCGGCCGCAGCGGGCACTGGCCCTCATTCGTCGCCGCAGAGCTCCTCGAAGGGCTTTTCAGGGTCGGGATCCATGCCCCCTGGGCGCACCAGGTGGAGATCGCCGAGCTGGCGTGGGCCGGCGTCTCGACGGTAGTGGCGACCGGGACGGCATCCGGGAAAAGTCTGGGCTACCTGCTTCCGACACTCTCGGCAGCGATATCTCGCGGAGCGACGACGCTCTACCTGTCGCCCACCAAAGCACTTGCGGCCGACCAGCTACACGCCATCGAGTCGCTCGGCGTGTCGGGAGCACGGGCCGCGACCTTCGATGGCGACACCGCCTACGAGGAGCGCGACTGGGTACGGTCCTTTGCGCACCTGGTCCTGACCAACCCGGACATGCTTCATCGATCCCTGCTACCCCGGCACGAGCGTTGGGGCCGTTTCCTCGCCCGTCTCGAGTTCGTCGTCGTCGATGAATGCCACGGCTATCGAGGGGTGTTCGGCTCGCACATGGCCGCCCTGTTGCGGCGGCTGCGCCGGGTCGCTGAGCACCACGGCGCCTCGCCGACCTTCCTGCTGGCTTCGGCGACCGTGGCCGAGCCGGCACAGGCGGCAGCTCGGCTGATCGGTCTACCGGTGACCGCCGTCGTGGACGACGCGACGCCTCGGGCCGAGATGGCATTCGTCCTGTGGGAGCCACCGCTGCTGGATCCCGCCTCGGCCGGGGGCGGCCGGCGCAGCGCGACCGCGGAGACGGCTGATCTCCTCGCGCACCTCGTTGCCTCCGGCGTCCGGACTCTGGCCTTCGTCCGCTCACGGCGCGGAGCAGAAGCGGTGGCTATGTCCGCGCAGAACCACCTGGCGGACGTTCCTGGGCTCGGGAACCGGGTTGCCGCCTACCGCGGCGGCTATCTGGCCGAAGAGCGGCGGGCGCTCGAATGCGGCCTCCGCGAAGGTGAGCTCGTCGGCATGGCCACCACCCCGGCGCTGGAATTGGGCATCAACGTGGCTGGCCTGGATGTGGTGCTCATCGCCGGCTACCCGGGAACCCGGGCAGCCCTCGTGCAGCAGGCCGGACGGGCCGGTCGAGCCGGTCGAGGTGCGATAGCAGTGCTCGTTGGAAGTGACAACGCGCTCGACCGATACCTCCTGCATCATCCGGAGGCCCTGTTCGGGCAACCGGTGGAGGCCAGCATCTTCGATCCGGGCAACCCCTACGTTCTCGGCCCGCACCTAGCCGCTGCGGCCGCCGAGCTGCCGCTCACCGACGCGGATCTCCCGATATTCGGTGCGGGCGCGCCCGCGTTGGTCGAAAGCCTCGTCGACCAGGGGCTGCTTCGCCGCCGCTCGACCGGCTGGTACTGGACACACCGGGAGCGGGCGGGGGATCTCGTGGACCTGCGCGGGGTCGGCGGCTCCCCGGTGCGGGTTGTCGAAGAAGGAACCGGACGGCTGCTCGGCACCGTCGACTCGGCCGCCTCGCATGCCGCCGTCCACGACGGAGCGTTATACCTGCATCAGGGCGAGAGCTATCTGGTGCGCCGGCTCGAGGTCGAGGATGCGGTTGCCTTCGTCGAGCCCACCTCGGTCGACTACACGACGGTGGCCAGGGGGCACACGGATCTGCGCATCAACACCGAGGACCGGCGCACCCCTGGGGACGGGGCAACCCTTTGTTTCGGGACGGTGGACATTACGCACCGGGTGGTTTCCTATATCCGTCGGCGAGTGCTCACCGGTGAGATCCTCGGGGAGGATCCGCTTGATCTCCCGGAGCGCCAACTCCGAACTCGTGCCGTGTGGTGGACGGCGTCGGAAGCCCTCCTGGCCGCCGCCGCCATCGAATCGGGGGTGTTGGCCGGGGCGGCCCACGCCGCGGAGCATGCCGCGACCAGCCTGCTTCCGTTGTTCGCCACTTGCGACCGATGGGACATCGGCGGGGTGTCCACCGCGCTACACGTGGACACCGGGATGGCCACGATCTTTGTCTACGACGGTCACCCCGGCGGGGCGGGATTCGCGGAGCGGGGCTACGCGGCCGGGCGACCCTGGCTCCGGGCTAGCGCGGCAGCGGTGGCCGAATGCCCCTGCCTGCACGGATGCCCGTCCTGCGTCCAGTCACCGATTTGCTGGAGCGGGAACGCTCTCCTCGAGAAGCGCGCGGGCGCGCGCCTCCTTCTAGCCACGGTCGCAGCGATCTCGGATTAG
- a CDS encoding STAS domain-containing protein has translation MDLSLSTRTEGDRTVVSVGGEIDVYTAPKLREQLIDLVSNGNYHLIVDMEGVEFLDSTGLGVLVGGLKRVRAHEGSLRLVCTQDRILKIFRITGLTKVFPIHGSVAEAVSASD, from the coding sequence GTGGACCTATCCCTGTCGACCCGTACGGAGGGTGACCGGACGGTCGTCTCGGTTGGTGGCGAGATCGACGTCTACACCGCCCCCAAGTTGCGCGAGCAGCTCATCGATCTGGTTTCGAACGGCAACTACCACCTAATCGTCGATATGGAAGGCGTCGAGTTCCTCGACTCCACCGGCCTCGGCGTGCTCGTCGGTGGACTCAAGCGGGTCAGGGCGCATGAAGGATCCCTCCGCCTGGTCTGTACGCAGGACCGGATCCTCAAGATCTTCCGGATCACCGGGTTGACCAAGGTGTTCCCGATCCACGGTTCGGTGGCCGAGGCCGTTTCGGCCTCGGACTGA
- a CDS encoding TadE family type IV pilus minor pilin, with translation MVTVEAALVFPTVVVLLAVALWTLAAAWAHLRCTAAASAAAAAADAGAPAAVVAAVAARDAPPGATVRIQETPRFLTVWVVVTVRPFGGVLRRLPGITVSDHESVWAGGGGLSGLAGSPGSRRNLGAPIVVSSIDRCRPLRSPADDAEFRAFPAPGAATGGLRVVG, from the coding sequence ATGGTGACGGTCGAGGCCGCCCTGGTTTTCCCGACCGTCGTGGTGCTCCTGGCGGTGGCGTTGTGGACGCTGGCGGCGGCGTGGGCGCACCTGCGCTGCACAGCCGCCGCCAGCGCGGCGGCCGCCGCCGCCGACGCGGGGGCTCCGGCCGCGGTGGTCGCCGCCGTGGCCGCCCGGGACGCGCCGCCCGGGGCAACGGTCAGGATCCAGGAAACACCCCGGTTTCTCACGGTGTGGGTTGTGGTGACCGTTCGGCCGTTCGGAGGTGTCTTGCGCCGGCTGCCCGGGATCACGGTCTCGGATCATGAGAGCGTCTGGGCTGGTGGCGGCGGGCTGTCGGGTTTGGCGGGGTCTCCGGGCTCCAGGCGTAACCTTGGGGCCCCGATAGTCGTTTCATCCATCGACCGCTGCCGTCCGCTTAGGAGCCCTGCCGATGACGCCGAGTTTCGTGCCTTCCCCGCTCCCGGGGCGGCCACGGGGGGTCTTCGGGTTGTTGGGTGA
- a CDS encoding DUF4244 domain-containing protein: MLRWLRARLRADDGMATAEYAVGTLAAVAFAVLLFKIATSPQIIGDMASIFNMAFHQISPSVLFGSAATGH, translated from the coding sequence ATGCTTCGCTGGCTACGGGCGCGACTTCGGGCCGATGATGGAATGGCAACCGCCGAGTACGCGGTGGGAACCCTCGCCGCCGTTGCCTTCGCGGTGCTGCTGTTCAAGATTGCCACCAGCCCGCAGATCATCGGTGACATGGCCAGCATCTTCAACATGGCCTTTCACCAGATCAGTCCGTCGGTCCTGTTCGGTAGTGCAGCGACCGGTCACTGA
- a CDS encoding ATP-binding protein: MPTVEVTFTALPAHVRTARLIATAVARRAGVPDEFLDEVRLAVGEACSRAVGLHQRHAPSAPVGLSLSDDGGRYSVVVSDIAPADEDVIAADLHAFDPDELAAPAPGAGPDPLPDLLPPGFGLAVIAGLVDDVAVTTDHEGTTVRMSWPAGSEQGSIPAS; encoded by the coding sequence ATGCCGACGGTCGAGGTCACGTTCACCGCGCTTCCGGCGCATGTCCGTACCGCGCGATTGATCGCCACGGCAGTCGCCCGTCGGGCCGGGGTGCCCGATGAGTTCTTGGACGAGGTTCGGCTGGCCGTCGGGGAGGCGTGCTCCCGGGCGGTTGGCTTGCACCAGCGGCACGCGCCCAGTGCGCCGGTCGGCCTGAGTCTGAGCGACGACGGCGGGCGCTACTCGGTTGTCGTCTCGGACATCGCTCCGGCGGACGAGGACGTGATAGCTGCCGACCTGCACGCGTTCGATCCGGACGAGTTGGCCGCCCCCGCCCCGGGTGCTGGGCCCGATCCGTTGCCCGACTTGCTGCCGCCGGGCTTCGGTCTCGCCGTGATCGCTGGGTTGGTCGACGATGTGGCGGTTACCACCGACCACGAGGGGACCACGGTGCGGATGAGCTGGCCGGCTGGCTCCGAGCAGGGCTCGATCCCGGCTTCCTAG
- a CDS encoding type II secretion system F family protein: protein MTSLIAVSAVWVAVGLATPDRTAADRLSRAYPRPRPARLEGAAARKRRACTVGAASAALLVATVVGGLAGVALGAGVGAATHRWLARLESAAERRRRAAVVEDLPLALDLIAGCLRAGLSMPASLRAAAGGTGPALSRWLLDPVERLALGAVPSEAWAGWAADPLLAPAARVLLRASTTGAQASGALRRLAIGERQRARDRAVAGAGTASVRALLPVTLCFLPAFVLLGVVPIALGLLRVLRG from the coding sequence GTGACGTCCCTGATTGCCGTATCCGCCGTGTGGGTGGCCGTCGGGCTGGCCACTCCGGATCGGACGGCGGCGGACCGGCTGTCCCGGGCCTACCCCAGGCCACGCCCGGCCCGCCTCGAGGGCGCTGCCGCTCGGAAGCGTCGCGCGTGCACGGTAGGTGCGGCATCTGCGGCTCTGCTGGTCGCCACCGTCGTGGGCGGTCTCGCCGGTGTCGCGCTGGGAGCCGGCGTCGGTGCCGCGACGCATCGCTGGCTCGCTCGCCTGGAGTCGGCAGCGGAGCGGCGCCGGCGGGCCGCCGTGGTGGAGGACCTGCCGCTCGCCCTCGACCTGATCGCCGGATGCCTGCGAGCCGGTCTGTCCATGCCGGCATCGCTGCGGGCGGCGGCGGGCGGCACCGGGCCGGCGCTTTCGAGGTGGCTGCTCGACCCGGTTGAGCGGCTCGCGCTTGGCGCCGTGCCGAGCGAGGCCTGGGCCGGCTGGGCCGCCGACCCACTGCTGGCGCCGGCGGCGCGCGTGCTCCTGCGGGCAAGCACGACGGGGGCGCAGGCGTCGGGTGCGCTCCGCCGGCTCGCGATCGGTGAGCGGCAACGAGCACGGGACCGGGCGGTGGCCGGCGCCGGAACCGCTTCCGTCCGCGCGCTACTGCCGGTGACCCTCTGCTTCCTTCCGGCCTTCGTCCTGCTCGGCGTGGTCCCAATCGCGCTCGGGTTGCTTCGGGTGCTCCGTGGCTGA
- the topA gene encoding type I DNA topoisomerase: MPATTPSRAAAGPRRLVIVESPAKARTIAGYLGDAYVVESSIGHVRDLPSRAADIPASEKGKPWARLGVDVEHGFAPLYVVTPDKKAQVAKLKKALAGADELFLATDEDREGEAIAWHLVEVLRPSVPVRRMIFHEITPQAIREAVESPRDIDRALVDAQETRRILDRLYGYEVSPVLWKKVMRGLSAGRVQSVATRIIVERERARIRFRSASYWDLEATFDTGREPAEPGEPTSFSAALVALDGERVATGRDFGEDGRLRTAKASQLDEAAARALAERLRGIEFSVRGVEDKPYRRSPYPPFMTSTLQQEAGRKLRLSSQTTMRIAQRLYENGYITYMRTDSTTLSDTALVAARDQAREMYGDAYVPAAPRRYEKKVKNAQEAHEAIRPAGDRFRTPAQLAGELSSEELRLYELVWRRTVASQMTDAVGQSVSVRASGTSSGGEVAEFAATGKMITFPGFLRAYVEGSDDPEGDLDDRERRLPALAAGQSLTAAGIEPQGHATNPPARYTEASLVKALEELGVGRPSTYASIIGTIQDRGYVFRRGQALVPSFTAFAVVGLLERHFSRLVDYGFTASMEDDLDEIANGRQQGVPWLTRFYFGSASGEATAAGLQSQVSEQLAEIDAREVNSIPIGVDASGRSIVVRVGRYGPFVQRDDDRASVPEDLAPDELTLDKAVELLEQPSGDKLLGTDFDSGLDIVARSGRFGPYVTTVLPEGSAEQPRTASLLKSQSLDSLTLEDALQLLSLPRTLGTAPDGEEVTAQNGRYGPYVKKGSESRSLESEESLFTVDLDAALALLAQPKARGRGRAAAAPPLRELGVDPATGRAMLVREGRFGPYVTDGETNASLRKGDDVATVTTERGAELLADRRARGPAAPRRRSSRRKGPGGG; the protein is encoded by the coding sequence GTGCCCGCCACTACGCCGTCCCGCGCCGCCGCCGGCCCCCGTCGGCTGGTGATCGTCGAGTCACCGGCCAAAGCGCGGACCATCGCGGGCTATCTCGGCGACGCCTACGTGGTGGAGTCCTCGATCGGGCATGTCCGGGACCTGCCGAGCCGGGCGGCCGACATACCGGCAAGTGAGAAAGGCAAGCCATGGGCCCGGCTCGGCGTCGACGTCGAGCACGGCTTCGCCCCCCTCTACGTCGTGACCCCGGACAAGAAGGCCCAGGTCGCGAAGCTGAAGAAGGCGCTGGCCGGCGCCGACGAGCTCTTCCTCGCGACTGACGAGGACCGTGAGGGTGAGGCCATCGCCTGGCACCTCGTCGAGGTTCTCCGCCCAAGCGTTCCGGTTCGTCGGATGATCTTCCACGAGATCACGCCGCAGGCGATCCGGGAGGCGGTGGAGAGCCCACGCGACATCGACCGGGCCCTCGTCGACGCCCAGGAGACGCGGCGCATCCTCGATCGGCTCTACGGCTATGAAGTCTCCCCGGTGTTATGGAAGAAGGTGATGCGCGGGCTGTCCGCTGGCCGGGTCCAGTCGGTGGCGACCCGGATCATTGTCGAACGCGAGCGCGCGAGGATCCGTTTCCGGAGCGCGTCCTACTGGGATCTCGAGGCCACCTTTGACACGGGTCGGGAGCCGGCCGAGCCTGGCGAACCGACGAGCTTCAGCGCAGCCTTGGTCGCCTTGGATGGGGAGCGGGTCGCCACCGGCCGGGACTTCGGTGAAGACGGACGCTTGCGTACGGCGAAGGCCAGTCAACTCGACGAGGCAGCCGCGCGGGCCCTTGCCGAGCGGTTGCGCGGGATCGAGTTCAGCGTCCGCGGCGTCGAGGACAAGCCGTACCGGCGCTCGCCCTACCCGCCGTTCATGACGAGCACGCTCCAGCAGGAGGCGGGGCGCAAGCTGAGATTGTCAAGCCAGACCACGATGCGGATCGCTCAACGACTGTACGAGAACGGCTACATCACCTACATGCGAACCGACTCGACGACGCTGTCGGACACCGCTCTGGTGGCCGCTCGCGACCAGGCCCGGGAAATGTACGGGGACGCCTACGTGCCTGCGGCGCCGCGGCGGTACGAGAAGAAGGTGAAGAACGCTCAGGAGGCGCACGAGGCGATTCGACCGGCTGGTGACCGCTTCCGAACGCCGGCGCAACTGGCTGGCGAGCTGTCCAGCGAAGAGTTGCGTCTCTACGAGCTGGTCTGGCGACGCACCGTCGCCTCACAGATGACCGACGCTGTGGGTCAGTCAGTGTCGGTGCGGGCATCCGGCACGTCGAGCGGCGGTGAGGTCGCCGAATTTGCGGCAACCGGCAAGATGATCACGTTCCCGGGCTTCCTCCGTGCCTATGTCGAGGGCAGCGATGACCCGGAGGGGGACCTTGACGATCGCGAGCGCCGGCTGCCAGCCCTGGCCGCCGGCCAATCGCTCACGGCCGCCGGCATCGAACCGCAGGGCCACGCCACGAACCCACCCGCCCGATACACCGAGGCCAGCCTGGTCAAGGCGCTCGAGGAGCTGGGTGTCGGCCGCCCGTCGACATACGCGAGCATCATCGGCACGATCCAGGACCGTGGCTACGTTTTCCGGCGCGGCCAGGCGCTCGTCCCGAGTTTCACCGCTTTTGCGGTTGTCGGCCTGCTCGAGCGGCACTTCTCCCGGCTGGTCGACTACGGGTTCACGGCCTCGATGGAGGACGACCTCGACGAGATCGCGAACGGGCGGCAGCAGGGGGTGCCGTGGCTGACCCGTTTCTACTTCGGGTCGGCGTCCGGAGAGGCCACCGCCGCGGGCCTGCAGTCCCAGGTCTCCGAGCAGCTCGCAGAGATCGACGCCCGTGAGGTGAACTCGATCCCCATCGGGGTCGACGCATCCGGCCGCTCGATCGTCGTCCGGGTCGGTCGGTATGGGCCTTTCGTTCAGCGCGACGACGATCGGGCGAGCGTCCCCGAGGATCTCGCGCCGGACGAGCTGACGCTCGACAAGGCCGTCGAACTACTCGAGCAACCATCCGGGGACAAGCTGCTCGGCACCGACTTCGACAGTGGCCTCGACATCGTCGCGCGGTCCGGGCGGTTCGGTCCGTATGTGACTACCGTTCTGCCCGAGGGCTCGGCTGAGCAGCCCCGGACCGCGTCGCTGCTCAAGTCCCAGTCGCTGGACTCGCTGACCCTCGAGGACGCCCTGCAGCTGCTTTCGCTGCCCCGGACGCTCGGGACCGCCCCGGACGGGGAGGAGGTCACCGCGCAGAACGGTAGATACGGGCCGTACGTGAAAAAGGGCAGTGAGTCGAGGTCCCTGGAATCGGAGGAGTCGCTGTTCACCGTCGACCTCGACGCGGCGCTCGCGTTGCTCGCACAGCCGAAAGCCCGCGGTCGCGGTCGGGCTGCCGCCGCGCCGCCGCTGCGTGAGCTCGGGGTCGACCCCGCGACCGGACGGGCGATGCTGGTGCGTGAGGGTCGGTTCGGTCCGTACGTCACCGACGGCGAGACCAACGCGAGCCTGCGCAAAGGGGACGACGTCGCTACGGTGACCACAGAACGCGGGGCCGAGCTCCTCGCCGACCGTCGGGCCCGCGGCCCGGCCGCTCCACGGCGGCGTTCTTCCCGACGGAAGGGTCCAGGCGGCGGTTAG
- a CDS encoding sodium-translocating pyrophosphatase, with amino-acid sequence MFRLVAADPLRSTHVGGADYGIVVGVLVIAVLALLVAGVLVREVLAADEGSARMREIALAVQEGAAAYLRRQFKTLVPFAVIIFAVLFLLPADTTGTKIGRSVFFLFGAGFSALTGFVGMSLAVRANVRVAAAAETTGSKRAMRIAFRAGGVAGMFTVGLGLAGAAIVLLVFNEHAPQVLEGFGFGAALLAMFMRVGGGIFTKAADVGADLVGKVEQGIPEDDPRNAATIADNVGDNVGDCAGMAADLFESYAVTLVAALILGQTAFGMKGLVFPLIVPAIGVITAVVGILVVSPRPSDRTGLTAINRGFFVSALISVILVAIASFTFLPSTFAKLHVAAVAQLSGNPRLIAFLAVLIGLVLASVIQVLTGYFTETSRKPVREIGRSSLTGPATVILSGISVGLESAVYTAILIGGAVYLAFLLGHGSVIVALFAVALAGTGLLTTVGVIVSMDTFGPVSDNAQGIAEMSGEVSTTGAQVLTDLDAVGNTTKAITKGIAIATAVLAATALFGSFATAVRLNGVATFAISVNKPNVLFGLILGASVVFFFSGLAISAVARAAGRVVIEVRAQFRGNPGIMDGTVRPDYGRVVDICTRDSLRELATPGLLAVLAPIATGFFLGYEPLGAFLAGAIGAGVLMAVFLANSGGAWDNAKKLVEEGLYGGKGSDAHAATVIGDTVGDPFKDTAGPALNPLLKVMNLVSLLIAPTVVKYGVGGPHANAALRVVVGLLAVAGIVAAVVVSKRRVVEFGPQPDVVEKLPG; translated from the coding sequence ATGTTCCGGCTGGTGGCCGCCGACCCCCTGAGAAGCACACATGTCGGCGGCGCCGACTACGGCATCGTGGTCGGGGTCCTCGTGATCGCTGTGCTGGCGCTGCTCGTCGCGGGTGTGCTGGTCCGCGAGGTGCTGGCCGCGGACGAGGGCAGTGCGCGGATGCGCGAGATCGCCCTCGCTGTCCAGGAGGGCGCCGCCGCCTACCTGCGGCGGCAGTTCAAGACACTCGTGCCATTCGCGGTGATCATCTTCGCGGTGCTCTTCCTCCTTCCGGCGGACACCACGGGCACCAAGATCGGGCGCTCGGTCTTCTTCCTGTTCGGAGCCGGCTTCTCGGCCCTTACCGGCTTCGTCGGCATGAGCCTCGCGGTGCGGGCGAACGTCCGGGTGGCCGCAGCGGCGGAAACCACCGGCTCGAAGCGGGCGATGCGGATCGCCTTTCGAGCCGGTGGTGTGGCGGGCATGTTCACAGTCGGGCTGGGCCTGGCCGGTGCCGCGATCGTGCTCCTAGTCTTCAACGAGCACGCCCCGCAGGTGCTGGAAGGTTTCGGCTTCGGGGCCGCGTTGCTGGCGATGTTCATGCGGGTCGGGGGTGGGATCTTCACGAAGGCAGCCGACGTCGGCGCCGACCTGGTCGGCAAGGTCGAGCAGGGCATTCCGGAGGACGACCCGCGAAACGCGGCGACGATCGCCGACAACGTGGGCGACAACGTCGGTGACTGCGCCGGCATGGCTGCCGACCTCTTCGAGTCCTACGCGGTGACGCTGGTCGCCGCCTTGATCCTCGGCCAGACCGCTTTCGGCATGAAGGGCCTGGTGTTCCCGCTCATCGTCCCGGCCATTGGTGTGATCACCGCCGTGGTCGGGATCCTCGTCGTGTCCCCGCGACCGTCGGACCGCACCGGGCTGACCGCCATCAACCGCGGGTTCTTCGTTTCTGCGCTGATCTCAGTCATTCTGGTCGCGATCGCCTCCTTTACCTTCCTGCCGTCCACGTTCGCCAAGCTGCATGTCGCTGCTGTCGCTCAGCTGTCGGGTAATCCCAGGCTCATCGCTTTCCTGGCGGTCTTGATCGGGCTCGTCCTCGCGTCTGTGATCCAGGTACTCACCGGGTACTTCACCGAGACCAGCCGAAAGCCGGTGCGGGAGATCGGTCGCTCCTCGCTCACCGGACCGGCAACGGTCATCCTCTCCGGCATCTCGGTCGGCCTGGAGTCCGCGGTCTACACCGCGATTCTCATCGGGGGCGCGGTCTACCTCGCGTTCCTGCTAGGTCACGGGTCGGTCATCGTCGCCCTCTTCGCGGTTGCCTTGGCCGGCACCGGACTGCTCACCACGGTCGGGGTGATCGTGTCGATGGACACCTTCGGTCCGGTGAGCGACAACGCGCAAGGCATCGCGGAGATGTCCGGAGAGGTGAGCACGACCGGTGCGCAGGTCCTCACCGACCTGGATGCAGTCGGAAACACGACGAAAGCGATCACCAAGGGGATCGCGATTGCGACCGCCGTGCTCGCTGCGACTGCCCTGTTCGGCTCGTTCGCGACTGCCGTTCGGCTCAACGGAGTGGCCACCTTCGCCATCTCGGTGAACAAGCCCAACGTGCTGTTCGGGCTGATCCTCGGTGCCTCCGTGGTCTTCTTCTTCTCCGGCCTGGCGATCAGTGCCGTGGCGCGGGCGGCCGGACGGGTCGTCATCGAGGTGCGTGCGCAGTTCCGCGGCAACCCTGGAATTATGGACGGGACCGTGCGCCCCGATTACGGCCGCGTGGTTGACATCTGCACTCGGGACTCACTGCGCGAGCTGGCTACTCCCGGATTGCTGGCCGTTCTCGCGCCGATCGCGACCGGATTCTTCCTGGGCTACGAGCCGCTCGGCGCGTTCCTTGCCGGGGCCATCGGGGCGGGCGTGCTGATGGCAGTCTTCCTGGCCAACTCAGGCGGAGCCTGGGACAACGCCAAGAAGCTCGTGGAGGAAGGCCTTTACGGGGGTAAAGGATCCGACGCTCACGCCGCGACGGTGATCGGGGACACCGTAGGTGACCCGTTCAAGGACACGGCCGGCCCAGCTCTCAACCCGCTGCTCAAGGTAATGAACCTGGTGTCGTTGCTCATCGCCCCGACGGTCGTGAAGTACGGGGTCGGTGGTCCGCACGCCAACGCCGCGCTCCGCGTCGTCGTGGGTCTGCTCGCCGTCGCCGGCATCGTCGCCGCGGTGGTCGTCAGCAAACGGCGCGTCGTCGAGTTCGGGCCGCAGCCGGACGTCGTGGAGAAGCTGCCCGGATAA